The genomic DNA AATTAGAGTTAAAATTGAACCAATATGTTAGATGAATTAGGGCACAACTTGCACaacattaaaacattaaaacacaAAACAAAAGTAACATGTATACATATGAACATCTTAAAATCTATATTGAATGAATTACGtggaaataagtaaaataaaatttaaagatcAAAGTCACATTTATGTAACACCCATAAATATATAAGGTTGGATGAAATAAATAACCAAGAAATGACTTAGTCTTGATGATTATGTAGTTAGTGCACTCTTTAGAGATCTCAGGTTTTTACTACCCTCAACAATCAAAGATATTATTACCATGTCAGGGTTTTGCCTGAACCTCTATAAGAGAGGCGTGTCTCAGTTGATAGAGATACAACCTATAAGAGCTCAAGAAAAAAACATTAGAATCGTGTACAATAATAATCATGAAGAATGAGTTGATAGAAATACAACATATAAGAACATATATAGCATTTACCTTATAATCATACTTTCAAAGACTTCTCTCATAAGAGTTGATGATCTTTTACAACATTAAAGCTATAATGATTTTTGGGCAAGCTAAATTAGATGACATTGTAATTGTAATTATCCTTAAATAGATTGAATTATAATTAAGTGttatactaaaatttattttacGAGTAATACGTGTCTTATGAATTAAATGGTAATAACAATTTCTTTCAAATAATTCTTATATTTTCTCCAAAATATagcatttgttttcaataattAAGTACGGCTAAGACTATCAATCATTGGATAATGATTCGTTGCAATAATTCCAATTAATTCACATCCAGTGGTTGAACTTAAGTCGCTTTCAACTGAAACTGTTGCCACGTAGGACACAACAATCcttattttttatgttattttttttaGTGTTATCACAACACGACAATTtgtaaattctaaaaataaattaatctcaACATAAATATAATCCTTGAATTTCTTTCATACCATTATGTAATTAGTTTCATTTgcgtaatttaaaaaaaaaaaaaacctttgaaATAGCAAGATTATCCAAATTGTAAATAAGATAGTGTCATTTTTTGAATCCAAAACAAAAACATGAATaagataaatgaaattaaaataattgctGTAAAAAAACAACATATAAAACACAGATGACCAAAGTGTAACACTTGTCAACTTTTATATTAGCAAAGAATCCTTCAAGATTAGCCACCAACGTCCTCTCTTTACACTTCTTTCTTATTCTTAGGACCAGAAATACCCGATGCCGCATTCTTTATCTGCTGAAAACACCGGGATTTTGGCCATTCCATTGCTTTCTTTCTGATTCAATCTTCCTTAAGTTTCCAATATGGCTGGGAAATTAACTACAGGTTCCGCTCTTTTTCATGATTCAATATGTTCTTTCAATGCTCTGCCATTTTCTtactttgggttttaagttggttTTATGCACCCAAGATTATTTGTGTGAATCCCTTCACCTGTGATTGTTTGTTTTGTTGCTGTTGACGATTTTTGAAATCATACTTCTTTTTTCTTTCATCCCCCAAAACTTTTTGCTTTCTTTTGTTATCAAGTACTTCTTTTTTTGTATTTGGTACAACACATCTTTAACGAGTAATCTTAAAAATTCTTGCTTTTGAGGTTAGGTTTCTTTCAATTATAAAGATATATATTTCATCATGGTATTTTGATTGCTGTCTAAAGTTTGTGATTTCAATCAAAATTACCCGAAATTTTCGTTTCTTGTTGCTTACATGTTGGCCAAATCACATGCTTTGTATGGTATACTGTGTACCGCAAGATCTTACACTAAAAGACATTACTTTTTCAATAAAGATGAAGTGGGAAATGGATTATATTTTTCCTTGTTAATCCCAGTGGCATGTTTTTAATTAGCTGTTTCGAGAAATCATTGATTGAATTTGTTACTCAAAATGGATTGTGTAATTTAGTGCTTTCAAGGTGAACAAATTGGCCTAGGCCTAGGCCTAGGAGTGGTTAGAGAGAGTTAACtcttttttaagttttttatttttggtttaaacAATGTCAGGAAATATCACTGGTATTGAGAAACTGCATATTGTTGGTGGAGCTGAAGATCGTACTGCTATTACAAACGGCAACGCTGCAAAGAATAAACCTCTAGTTGTTTGCTTCGGTGAATTGTTGATCGACTTTGTACCGACGGTTGGAGGGGTTTCTCTGGCTGAAGCACCTGCTTTCAAGAAGGCTCCTGGTGGTGCTCCTGCAAATGTGGCTGTTGGGGTGTCACGATTAGGAGGATCATCCGCTTTCGTAGGAAAGGTAAATTCAAACATCACTGCAATAATTCTATGAAATATACTTCATTTAAGAACTTTGGCTGAAGGATACATTCTCACAAATGATATTGTGATCATTGTGTACCTCTAATCCTTCTTTCTTCTTGTTGCAAATTTGCTTTTTTACTTTTGATACACTTCAAGTTCCAAACACTATTTCAATTCCATATCAGGTAGGCGATGATGAATTTGGCTACATGTTAGCTgacattttaaaacaaaacaatgTTGACAACTCTGGCATGCGATTTGATCGAACTGCAAGAACTGCGCTTGCATTTGTTACTCTCAAAGCTGATGGTGAACGTGAGTTCATGTTTTTCCGTCATCCAAGTGCTGATATGCGTCTTCATGAGTCGGAACTCAATACAAACCTCATTAAGCAGGTTTTCTTCCTGGCTTATTCTTCTTTGTTTCAAATAGTCGATGTGAAGGGGATTGGTTTTAGTAGGATTTGGAAATTTCTGACCTCCAAACAATATTGACTGTGTAGGCAAACATCTTTCACTATGGTTCTATTAGTTTGATCGAGGAACCATGCAAGTCAGCTCACTTGGCAGCAATGAACATTGCCAGGAAGTCTGGAAGCATGCTCTCTTATGATCCAAATTTAAGATTGCCACTATGGCCATCACCAGAGGCTGCTCGAAAAGGAATAATGAGTATATGGGATCAATCGGACATTATTAAGGTATGGTTTCTTTTTATCATGAGACTCATTTATGAAATGTCGTGCTACTGCATTCATTTGCTGCTAACCTAAGAAAATGCAGGTAAGCGAGGATGAAATTACATTCTTAACCGGAGGTGATGACCCTTATGATGATAACGTGGTGATGAAGAAGCTTTTCCATCCTAATCTTAAGCTTTTGGTTGTAACCGAGGGATCAGAGGGTTGTAGATATTACACCAAGGTATGATTACCTCTTCTTTGCTTTTCCTTGAAAAAAGATTGGATGTTATGAATTTCACTAATATTTCTCACAATCCAAGTGGACTTTTTGTGGACCTATAAAATCTTTTATAGACCCTAAGAGTGTTCAATCGGTTAACCAACCTGAACTATCATTAATCAAATTAACCGATTCTTTTAAACCCTTAACCGTTAACCGAatcgaaattttttcaaaaaatttaatcGAACCGAACTTTTTCGGTTAATCCGGTCGATTAACAGAATTAATTGaaagttatatatttttttatttttggttaaaacaaatataaaacatataaaaaattaaccGACTTAACCGACCGATTAATTTATATTTCCAAAAAATTTACCGAACTGACCGAatacttatatattataatattatttattagatTTGGTTAATTCGATTAACTGACCAATTTTaaaccgaattaaccgttaatCGAACTTCCAAAATATTATTAACCGACCCCCGATTGAATTAATTCGATTAACTGACCGATTAACCGAATTCGATcgttaactaaattaatttagtttcaccCGAAATTTGCACATCTCTAATGGAGCCAATGCCCTCAACTAAAGATTATCCGAGTT from Gossypium arboreum isolate Shixiya-1 chromosome 9, ASM2569848v2, whole genome shotgun sequence includes the following:
- the LOC108462963 gene encoding probable fructokinase-7: MAGKLTTGNITGIEKLHIVGGAEDRTAITNGNAAKNKPLVVCFGELLIDFVPTVGGVSLAEAPAFKKAPGGAPANVAVGVSRLGGSSAFVGKVGDDEFGYMLADILKQNNVDNSGMRFDRTARTALAFVTLKADGEREFMFFRHPSADMRLHESELNTNLIKQANIFHYGSISLIEEPCKSAHLAAMNIARKSGSMLSYDPNLRLPLWPSPEAARKGIMSIWDQSDIIKVSEDEITFLTGGDDPYDDNVVMKKLFHPNLKLLVVTEGSEGCRYYTKAFKGRVPGIKVKPVDTTGAGDAFVSGLLNSLASDSKLFQDEKRLRDALLFANVCGALTVMERGAMPSLPTKTAVLDALNKHSASKK